A region from the Vicia villosa cultivar HV-30 ecotype Madison, WI linkage group LG3, Vvil1.0, whole genome shotgun sequence genome encodes:
- the LOC131657518 gene encoding uncharacterized protein LOC131657518 translates to MDEWNRMLTENKFCKRIIYRKLLNNSQDVPWKRLFFDNAARPRAIFTLWMVCLGRIATKTRLMKFAILDNNSCVMCTGNEDLNHLFFLCDRTKSIWQEVLPWLQEDHGTGGWEHELKWMIHRCNHKGWKSNLLKTALAETVHACWLYRNSLVFKDDDKDRDRHRRIAKEIIDRIVQRIWNKPKLRGKIAPFLL, encoded by the coding sequence ATGGATGAGTGGAATAGAATGCTGACTGAGAACAAGTTTTGCAAGAGGATCATCTACAGAAAGCTTCTCAACAATAGCCAGGATGTGCCTTGGAAGAGACTGTTTTTTGACAATGCTGCAAGACCTAGGGCAATCTTCACATTGTGGATGGTTTGTCTTGGTCGAATTGCCACAAAAACTAGGCTTATGAAGTTTGCTATCCTTGATAATAATAGCTGTGTGATGTGTACTGGAAATGAGGACTTGAACCACCTATTTTTTCTGTGTGATAGGACCAAGAGCATTTGGCAAGAGGTTTTGCCTTGGTTGCAGGAAGATCATGGTACAGGTGGATGGGAACATGAGCTGAAGTGGATGATACACAGGTGTAATCACAAGGGGTGGAAATCGAACCTTCTCAAGACTGCCTTGGCTGAAACTGTTCATGCTTGTTGGCTGTATAGGAATAGTTTGGTGTTTAAGGATGATGATAAAGATAGGGATAGGCATAGAAGAATTGCTAAAGAAATTATAGATAGAATAGTGCAAAGAATATGGAATAAACCAAAGCTTAGAGGAAAGATAGCTCCTTTTCTTCTTTGA